Sequence from the Hoplias malabaricus isolate fHopMal1 chromosome 10, fHopMal1.hap1, whole genome shotgun sequence genome:
ATTGCTAAAATGACTTTTTTCTAATCATATTTTGCATATTTTCCAGGTTACCTTCACTAGttagaaaatgaaatataatcaaGTAGCGCACCTTTAAAGCACTTTAAGTTAAATGTGCAAAATCTTATAATAGTGTAACAGAatgatgtttttatatttctataaaagtccaaaggtttattttattttgcacatttaCTTTACAAGGATAATTAAATGTCTCAACCATTCATCTTATTTCTCTCGATATGAAGAATGTCCAGAATTTGGTGTCCACACAAATCTTTAAAAGGCACGTAGCAAAAAACGTATATGGtttgtatgtttaaaaatgcTAATTGAGCCAAATATTCCAAGGAAATTAATTGTTATTTGCTCGTGGTATGCAAATAGACTTTATAGGCATTTCATATGTCTCGAGTCCAACTGAATGATTAAAACTAggcaaacatgtttttaatgaatATCTAACGCATACATCTCATTCCATGGAGACACTTGCAGATCATGTTTGTGAAGCTGACCAGGCAACACTCAGGACGCATGACTCAGATTTCTGCCTTCATTTACAAAAAGATAAAGATAAAATCACTTCTTCTCATTTAACGTTAGAAAAATCAAGTTATATGTAAAATAGCAGGCACTCCATACGAGTCCAATAAAGTTCCCATACTCTGTCCTACCATGGTGAGAGTGCAGTACATGGTGGACTATGGATCAGCATGGCTTTAGTACTGTAAAGGGATCTCAATGATGTCCTCCTCTATGATTTCCCCCTGAGGAGGTGGAGGGATGTTGGACTTGGCATTTCTTCTGCACGAAAGGTCAGAGAAGGGGCTGAACCAGACCAAAGAGAAAGAACCACCAAATGCTAACTTCATGGCCTCCCAGCATGAAGTCTTCTCCCATTTTGGAACTTCTCCTTTTAGTCTCTCAATACCCTGCCAGAAAAGGAACACAACAGCATTGAGATGCGATCATCTAGTTGCTGGAAAATTTGGGCATATTGGTAACTGAAAATCCTTTGAATGCACTGAAAACAAAGGAAGCACAGTGTTACTATGGAGAAAGGGAAATGGGCAGTAAATGAGAGTTGTGGGCCTATATCATAAACTAAAAGAAACATGGCTTGATTTTCACcatacaaatgaataaaaaaaaaaagcacattgcACATGCAGCCCATGCTTTTCTGAACGTTCACTCCGCAACAAAATGGTAAACTATTATTTTCACGTGTCAACAGCATGCATTCAGGCATCAAATCTAAGAGCTGTGTTGAATCTGCCTTTTTAGTCAGGAGTGATCAAGGCTTACCTCCATCTTACACCAATCAGACCGACAGCAAACCTAATTCATAATGGCTTTACACCTTTATATATAACGTTGCAGTTATTGCATTGTTTAGTACAGAACTAAGCATATACAAGACTCTAACATACAGAGTAGAGTACAAAAGAATACAAAGAAATAGTTACCAAGTATATAAAGTGTCATCAAGCAAGAGTACAGGGAGAATATTAAGATGAACAGGTAAAAGTTTTCCAAAACACTTGTTGGGAAGCAAAGCCTTAGTACATCTTAAGATTTCCAGCATGACGTTACATTGAGAATGATTTTCAAACTGCAGCAGATtgcataaaattatattttctcCCACTTTCCATTCATCAAAAACCAAAATATTCATGATTGTCAGAGTACACAGCCAGATTAGAACCCGAGCGCTTGTGTGTAGCCCTGATAAAGCACCTGAAACAGAGATTTTTAAAAGCTGTCCATcacaattattaaaatgaaacacAGTCCCGATATTAGGCTCATGAAACTAACAATGAAACAGTGAATTAGAACATGGCAAGAACATTATTCGTTTTCGTTTCTGATGTACATTGATACAAAATATATGTTGTAATGTAACATATctactttaaataaaaacatctgaTATCAGAAAAATGTGACTGATATTTTAActaatatttaatgtatttattgtgcTCCAGGAGAACACATctgcattttatacattttactgttttattaaCACTCTACAAATATATTGTAGTAGATAAAATATCTTGTATATCTTTAGTGGGAATTGTTTAAGTATCAGCCTTAGTAAATGTGTACATTTCACAAATGTGTTTAATGTTAAGATAAATACTTAAATTTAACTCAGTAacccttgttttttttacttttatttaaatcaaacacattttcaatcacCCTTACACCTTTCCTCATACATTATGTATTTAAACAAAGCACATATGCAACAGCTTTTGTAAATGGATAAAAACCATATAtactttatttacatgtttacatCAACTGAGGACTAATTCAGagaaaatcaattaaaatggaataaaaatgaGCCATTTTCCATCATCAGCTGTTACAGTGTCATTTACGTCATCATCAATAGGCTGATTTTTTGAAAcgtttttttttgctttctgaAATCCCATATTTTCCTACAACACATTTGCTTAACTCTTATGACAGTTCACATTTGTGATACATCTCCTCAAAAAAGACTCTCTTTGATTTTTCACAAGTAACAATACTGAGTATTACAAATACATTGCATGCCTCCATTTTACTTCGCTGTCATGGATTATTTTACTTCCTTAAAaggaaatacaaataaaaaaaacaagatggAGAGGAATGTCCCTGGGCCATGGCAAAATAGAAAAGactaaaaaagaaagaaatgcacTGAAAGTTTAAAGATAAGACACCATGATCAAAATATATCATAAATACAGCTTGAATGTACAGAACCAAAGTGTGTATTGGCACAGATTTTCAATCAGTTTGCTCAATCTCAAAAAATGTGTACAGGCATGTGGATAAAAGTATTAGTGTACAGAGATTTACTGAATAACAAATTTAAGGGTTCCATTCCGGAGTTTACCTTGAAGGAAAATGAACAGATGCAAAGGTAAAtagatgttttttaaattatttttctccACACAGGAATAAAACAAAGCTGATTTAGCCTCGTTGGTAAATGTAATGCAAGACACACTGGTCAAGTCAGGATTACAATCACGCTCAAGGATGCCGGTGGGTTTTTGGGAGTTAAACAGTCCCGTGAATTCCAGTCTCTACTTATCAAGGGAAGGAACTACTCTTCCTGAACTCAGACAACATACTGGTAGGGGTCAGCTTTCCCATGGTCAGGTGTGGAAAAGGGGCTAAACCATGCTATTGAGAAGGGGTGTCCAAATACCGCCTTCATGTTCATCCATTTAGTTTTTTTAGCCCAtcttctctcttcctttttcaACTGCTCTATGCCCTAAAAACAAGAGACAACCAAGACTTCAGAGCGTGTGTGGAATAATGTGTTCCATCTCTAATAAATAACTATGATCCAAAGATTCAACACTCTCCATTTGAGGCACAACTTTCAGTGCAACTCAAAGATCAAATATTTTTCTGCATCATaagaaatatgaatatgaagGAATAAAGAATTCAGTCCCCTTAAACCACATAATTACAGAGTAAAGACATAAGTGCAATTATGACTTCAGGGAGGGGAATATTTGTAACTTAAGAGTAAATTAACTCCCCTTACACAAAATAGATGCAAAATTACATTTCTGTATGATCCTTTACTCAACAGGTACGGCCATATTTAGACACTTTAAAGTCACTGATTTCACTACATTAACTACTTATTTTTACATCAGTCATTGTCAAAACTGGAAAACTATTTTTTTAGAGAATGTACTCACTATAGAGCTCACTCTTTGACCATTAGAGAATAACTTGTTCCATGAAATCATTTGAGGGTCCATGGAATAATAGGTAAGTAAAagttcagtgtttatttaaaacaaaaatgctgaGTATACAGAAAGCTCATAGTACACCTGACTTAAGTCCAAAGTGCAGATATTCTACTGAAAAAGTACTGAGTGTAAGCACTGAGTGTATTTGAAGGGATGCAAATGTAGAATAGGCAGATTTGTACTCTAAACACATTACTGACATTTGcccatttaataattttttgttttgcaaTTTGTGAAAGTGTGAACCAGTTATTTACTGGAAGGCTGATGCATCTATACCACAGCATATTATGTACATATAATCGCATAAATAATAGGAACACTTAATGACACTGGAATCATATTTGTAGTATTAGCAAAGTATATAATAGTATTAGTAAGTTTTTGTCTGGAATATTGGCATTGGATAGTTTTGATTTGACTGATATTTCACACAGATATTTGATAATGTActtactgaaaaaaaacatttaagtgATGCTGAATTCTGCCTTGGAAAACaggtaaatatacattttattaaagattCTATGTCTGCATTAGAACACATTATTGACAGCAGCAGATTTAAACATAACTTTGATCGTAGCGTTATGTAGATTTCATTAAAATTTAAGGTTTTGactcttaaaaaaaacatatgtatTTTGCAACTAATCAGGAAAGAGTGTGTTTTGGGTTCTAAACAAACAACCATATTAAAAAAACTGCATTGGCCAATTtggcagtaaataaataaattttggaATTCACACTCAGTAAGTAAAGGACAGTATAAAAGTATATCTTAGGGCAAGGAATGGCCTTGTTGTACTTGATCAGTTAAAAGGGAACAGTGTTATATGTAGAGTGACTAATTCCATAGTTCTCGCAAATTGTCTTTAGATTAGAAAGACTTTCCAAAACCTTTTGCAAGCTGTATTAAACAGTATGTAAATAGAAGCACTGCAGACTGTAAAGCAACGGTAGCTATATTTAACTGGGCATGAAAGACACAGGAAATCCTAAATGACTTCCTTTTAAACTTTAATCATACAAATATCTGCTTTCAGATCTACGGACACCTTCTACAGCAGGAAAGGGCAGAGGGCCAGAGGGAGGGGCTCAGGTCTCTTACCGTCTCATCTGTACAGATGGAATGGACTTGGGTGCCAAACATCACAGAGGTgaagatgaggaagaggaggccCTCAAAGCacaggaggatgaggaggatgacTGTTGCTGGAGGTGAGAAGGTACTGCATTCTGGGGTGGGATGGGAGAGGGTAACCACTTAACACTTAGGGTAAATAAGAGGATGTCATATTGACTATATGTTACTGAAATACATTATGGATGAGCTTCCTGGACATGGTTTAAGCTTAGACCTGTATAACAGCGCAACGGCAAAGGTAATTCATCaccaagattaaaaaaaaaaatgtatttattccaAGACTGGGCTTAATCCATGTCTGAGAAAGGGTTGTGTGATATTCCAAACCAGGCTATTTTACAATTAATGTACACCATCAGATCTCAATGAAGGCAACAATGATGGTCACGGTAATATAGAAAATATTGGATGGATTATAAGTAAGgaataatttttaatatatttattgcaAAATACTGATAGTATAGCTGACAGAGATCATAAAGTATGGGacattataatataaaacatacgAAAACTCTTTTGTTAAATAAGGCAATATGTTTATACTGCCCAGTGTTTGtgtaataatcattttaaaggaacatcaGTTAAAACACAACAGTAACTTGAGGTGCAGCTGGGAAAGAATTGTTATATAAAACCAATTCCAGTAAAGAAACACTTGAAGCTTATAACATTAAACCATGTTAATCGAGCTAGAATAATGGTAGTAAAATCTAGCCATTGTAATAGCGTGACAATCACACATCTGATATTCagctgtataaatgtataaacatacacacactttgttTCTAATAAGGTTGATGCATGCTTTGTACCGCCCACAGTAGCTATATTACTATAAATCAACTATGATGCAGCATTATgcttcagattttaaaaactgGTGCCAgggttttaaaaatattgataATAAAACCACTTACTTGTCCAGTCATCTTCAAAGCAGTACAAAAAATGGAAGACCACCATGACCAATGCATGCAGAGAAATGAGTGCAATGTACATCTAGAACACAAAGGTAGTCAGAGTTAAATAGGGGCTGCAGAGGTGCCtgcctaaaaaaataaataaataaataaataaatctacaaTATTATTTACTTTCCATCTCCCACATCATTATAGCAGTCATGTTAACACATTTCGGTATTGTAGACTTCAAGCATACAGATGAATTTCCAATAACAATGCATAAAGCACACAGACATTTACCATTATGGGCAATGAGTTTAGTGATTCTAAACTTTTCAGTGTAACATATTTTCATTAATGCTTTTATGTCCAAATATATACTCTGCTAACAACTGAttaagacattcattcattatctgtaaccacttatccagttaagggtcgcggtgggtccagagtctacctggaatcattgggcgcaatgccagtccttcaaagggcaacgcatgcattcactcacaccaacggacacttgagtcgccaatccacctaccaatgtgtgttttggaccgtgggaggaaacccttaaacttttcataaaattctgtgtatatttcctcaccatttgctagctctacagtctgtttgcatgtttAACCAATCTAACCtatttatgaagccccagtgtgaaatgggtttaaaaaaaaatgtcttgttctggtatgctaggctttcccTTTCTGCTCACGGCAGAAAAGTGGCATTAAGGATTTTAAACAATgaagaaaatgttgaaaagcatgaactgagatgagaatattgctctattcctgctccataggtgggtaatattgacatatttttgctgtagatggaactgactaaATTCGGGTGACCGCTAACTGCATGATAGTAATCACAGACCTAAAGTACAAAGTTAAACACCACGAGTACCAACTGcgtttctgtggtatttcaaacagtgaattaaaaacttacagataagTAAAACtttagccacgtacaaacaggCATATATTTCCACTCAAAGATACCGTTCCGCTTATGATgttgagcttctgaacgtaaacaaaccacagaACAACATttgcccacaatcatagatgacCACTTTAGGTCTTGTAAGTCTCACTTATAGTACGTAATACAATTGCTGAATGTTTCAGACACATAATTAGTCATACAACAGTACAAAGAAAACAATATTACTACAACATCAGTTTCCTCTTACTGTCAATGTGTGTTACATACCGTAAAGAGCACAAAGTACTTCTGGTTATTTTCGCCAACACAGTTGTTGACCCAAGGGCAGTGGTGGTCCATCTTTCGAATGCACCGCTTGCAGACACTGATTAAGTGTGAAAACAAGGTACAAGCAGGATGAACAAAACAtgccacacatttattttacattcagtACATTGTGTATTGTAAAGAGATTTTTTTCCACAATTAGtgggaattaattaattttttacattCCAGAAATAAACCATTGTGTAAATATGGTGATCACCCAGCTCTAATATTCAGATGCCCCTGAAGGCCTTCATTAACTCAGTCTCATCATGGGCTCCATTGGTTTTTAAATAGCAGATTTAGTTTCAATAGCAGATGATCGAATAACATTTTCCTTCTCTTACAAAGATCTAAAGTTACAGGGTTTTCTTAGAACACTgatgaatgtagaatattattttaaataaaaaatatatgataATCGATTTTCCGGGACATAATGTCCTTTGTTCCAATTGGAGAATGAATGTATCCAAGGATGAGGCTGTATGATGTGGAGTATAAAGCATTTCTGCTGATTCAGCTTGAAGAAAAATGGCCAAGAAACCATCACTCATACATAGGTTGTATACAGATGACCAGTGTAGCTATATGCAGTTTCCTGGCAGAGCGTTGATGCTTGACCTAGCACTCATCATTCTTACCTGCAGTGGTGGGCTCTATCAGGCTTGATGCTACAGCATTTGGGACATTTGTAGACCACCTGACCTGGCTTCAACTGCAAGCTTTCTATGTATTCTTTAGTTGCATTTCCTTTTGGTACAGCCCCCTGGAAGCATGTTCATGTTTAAGTTCAATATTTTACCAAAT
This genomic interval carries:
- the zdhhc3a gene encoding palmitoyltransferase ZDHHC3-A isoform X1; its protein translation is MRSPVPRFRDVERQAGSLQATPCVPPCHDQQSSMWFVRDACGIVCGVITWLLVFFAEFVVLFVMLLPSKNLTYSLVNGTIFNSLAFLALASHFRAMCTDPGAVPKGNATKEYIESLQLKPGQVVYKCPKCCSIKPDRAHHCSVCKRCIRKMDHHCPWVNNCVGENNQKYFVLFTMYIALISLHALVMVVFHFLYCFEDDWTKCSTFSPPATVILLILLCFEGLLFLIFTSVMFGTQVHSICTDETGIERLKGEVPKWEKTSCWEAMKLAFGGSFSLVWFSPFSDLSCRRNAKSNIPPPPQGEIIEEDIIEIPLQY
- the zdhhc3a gene encoding palmitoyltransferase ZDHHC3-A isoform X2 yields the protein MRSPVPRFRDVERQAGSLQATPCVPPCHDQQSSMWFVRDACGIVCGVITWLLVFFAEFVVLFVMLLPSKNLTYSLVNGTIFNSLAFLALASHFRAMCTDPGAVPKGNATKEYIESLQLKPGQVVYKCPKCCSIKPDRAHHCSVCKRCIRKMDHHCPWVNNCVGENNQKYFVLFTMYIALISLHALVMVVFHFLYCFEDDWTKCSTFSPPATVILLILLCFEGLLFLIFTSVMFGTQVHSICTDETGIEQLKKEERRWAKKTKWMNMKAVFGHPFSIAWFSPFSTPDHGKADPYQYVV